The following proteins come from a genomic window of Streptomyces liliiviolaceus:
- a CDS encoding acyl-CoA dehydrogenase family protein, producing the protein MSTLDILSEDEQFIVRTVQDFVDKEVKPVVRELEHGNTYPEALIEQMKRLGIYGLAVPEEYGGTPVSVPCYVLITEELARGWMSLAGAMGGHTVVAKLVLTFGTEEQKRHWLPRLATGEIRATMALTEPGGGSDLQAMSTVARKAPDGDGYVVSGSKTWITNSRRSGLIALLCKTDPHASPAHRGISILLVEHGPGLTVSRDLPKLGYKGVESCELAFDDYRAPADAVLGGVEGKGFAQMMKGLETGRLQVAARALGVGRAALEDSLAYAQERESFGKPIWKHQSIGNYLADMATSLTAARQLTLYAAREAQAGRRVDMEAGMAKLFASETAMEIALNAVRIHGGYGYSTEFDVERYFRDAPLMIVGEGTNEIQRNVIASQLVKRGGLDA; encoded by the coding sequence ATGAGCACTCTGGACATCCTGTCCGAGGACGAGCAGTTCATCGTCAGGACGGTGCAGGACTTCGTCGACAAGGAGGTGAAGCCCGTCGTCCGGGAACTGGAGCACGGCAACACCTACCCCGAAGCCCTGATCGAGCAGATGAAGCGGCTCGGCATCTACGGACTCGCCGTCCCCGAGGAGTACGGCGGCACGCCCGTCTCCGTCCCCTGCTACGTGCTCATCACCGAGGAGCTGGCCCGCGGCTGGATGAGCCTGGCCGGGGCCATGGGCGGTCACACGGTCGTCGCCAAGCTCGTCCTGACCTTCGGTACCGAGGAGCAGAAGCGCCACTGGCTGCCGAGGCTGGCCACCGGTGAGATCCGCGCGACCATGGCCTTGACCGAGCCGGGCGGCGGCTCCGACCTCCAGGCCATGAGCACGGTCGCCCGTAAGGCCCCCGACGGCGACGGCTATGTCGTGAGCGGCTCGAAGACCTGGATCACCAACTCCCGCCGCTCCGGACTGATCGCCCTCCTCTGCAAGACCGACCCCCACGCGAGCCCGGCCCACCGGGGCATCTCGATCCTCCTCGTCGAACACGGCCCCGGCCTGACGGTCTCGCGTGATCTGCCCAAGCTCGGCTACAAGGGCGTCGAGAGCTGCGAGCTGGCCTTCGACGACTACCGGGCACCCGCCGACGCCGTACTCGGCGGAGTCGAGGGCAAGGGCTTCGCCCAGATGATGAAGGGCCTGGAGACCGGCCGCCTCCAGGTCGCCGCCCGCGCCCTCGGCGTCGGCCGCGCCGCCCTGGAGGACTCCCTCGCCTACGCCCAGGAGCGCGAGTCGTTCGGCAAGCCGATCTGGAAGCACCAGTCGATCGGCAACTACCTCGCGGACATGGCGACCTCCCTCACCGCAGCCCGCCAGCTCACCCTGTACGCCGCCCGGGAGGCGCAGGCGGGCCGCCGCGTGGACATGGAGGCCGGCATGGCGAAGCTCTTCGCCTCCGAGACGGCCATGGAGATCGCGCTCAACGCCGTCCGAATCCATGGCGGTTACGGCTACTCCACCGAGTTCGACGTCGAACGCTACTTCCGCGACGCCCCGTTGATGATCGTCGGCGAGGGAACCAACGAGATCCAGCGCAACGTCATCGCGAGCCAGTTGGTCAAGCGCGGAGGACTCGACGCTTGA
- a CDS encoding CaiB/BaiF CoA transferase family protein — MTAHPEDLPLAGITVVSVEQAVAAPFATRQLADLGARVIKVERPGGGDFARRYDTTVHGESSYFVWLNRSKESVTLDLKSDAGRTILEQLLAEADVFVQNLAPGAADRMGLGAQALAERLPSLIPCTISGYGTSGPWADRKAYDLMVQCQTGLVSLTGNEHGAARVGVSVADVAAGMYAYSGILTALFRRATTGIARAVEVSLFEALAEWVSQPAYYTRFGGTQPPRIGTQHATIAPYGAYTAADGKDVLFTVQNEREWAALCTQFLRRSDLVEDARFATTSDRVAHRAELNVVVAARFAELGSAEAMELLERAGIANAGVNDIEDFLAHPVLEARERWRDVRIPGGTTVPALVPPVDLADTVPRMGAVPAAGEHTDRILGGLGYGAAEIERLRAERVV; from the coding sequence ATGACCGCGCACCCCGAAGACCTGCCGCTCGCCGGCATCACCGTCGTCAGCGTCGAGCAGGCGGTGGCCGCTCCCTTCGCCACCCGCCAGCTGGCGGACCTCGGTGCCCGGGTGATCAAGGTGGAGCGGCCGGGCGGCGGTGACTTCGCCCGCCGCTACGACACCACCGTGCACGGCGAGTCCAGCTACTTCGTGTGGCTCAACCGGTCCAAGGAGTCGGTGACGCTCGACCTGAAGTCGGACGCGGGCCGCACGATCCTGGAGCAACTGCTCGCGGAGGCCGATGTGTTCGTCCAGAATCTCGCCCCGGGCGCGGCCGACCGGATGGGCCTGGGCGCGCAGGCTCTGGCGGAGCGCCTGCCCTCCCTGATCCCGTGCACGATCTCGGGTTACGGGACCAGCGGCCCGTGGGCCGACCGCAAGGCGTACGACCTGATGGTGCAGTGCCAGACCGGGCTGGTGTCCCTGACGGGCAACGAACACGGCGCGGCGCGCGTCGGGGTGTCGGTCGCCGATGTCGCCGCCGGCATGTACGCCTACTCGGGCATCCTCACCGCTCTGTTCAGACGGGCGACCACGGGCATCGCGCGGGCGGTGGAGGTGTCGTTGTTCGAGGCGCTGGCGGAGTGGGTGAGCCAGCCCGCGTACTACACACGGTTCGGCGGCACCCAGCCCCCGCGCATCGGCACCCAGCACGCGACCATCGCCCCGTACGGCGCCTACACCGCCGCCGACGGCAAGGACGTGCTGTTCACCGTGCAGAACGAACGTGAATGGGCCGCTCTGTGCACGCAGTTCCTCCGGCGTTCCGACCTCGTCGAGGACGCGCGCTTCGCCACCACCTCCGACCGGGTGGCCCACCGCGCGGAGCTGAACGTGGTCGTCGCCGCCCGCTTCGCCGAACTCGGCAGCGCGGAGGCGATGGAGCTCCTTGAGCGGGCGGGCATCGCCAACGCCGGCGTCAACGACATCGAGGACTTCCTGGCCCACCCCGTCCTTGAGGCCCGCGAGCGCTGGCGGGACGTACGGATTCCCGGCGGAACGACGGTGCCCGCACTCGTGCCCCCCGTGGACCTGGCGGACACCGTCCCGCGCATGGGCGCCGTGCCCGCGGCGGGCGAACACACCGACAGGATCCTGGGCGGGCTCGGGTACGGCGCGGCCGAGATCGAGCGGCTGCGCGCGGAACGCGTCGTCTGA
- a CDS encoding LysR family transcriptional regulator, translating to MDLKQLKAIVTVAEVGSVTRAAELLHLVQPAVTRQIRTLEQELGIPLFERTGQGMRPTEAGAIMVDRARRALGELERARAEVQPTPGAVTGIVTVGLLESTSDLLAESLVSAVAEHHPGVQLRLMTAYSGHLQQWLDDGDLDLTLLYNLDSTPSLNARPLVRERLWAVAPASAGLRADRPVPFEEAAEHPLVMPTSGHALRSLIDAAAARAGAGLNVVAQTNSMRVQKQLVRAGHGWTVLPGLGIAEDVVRGEVSAAPLSEPDVWRSIVLGTPRSGRTPPAVEVVARELVRQINSAVKQGRWPSARVDGTDGSAADV from the coding sequence GTGGACCTCAAGCAGCTCAAGGCGATCGTCACCGTGGCCGAGGTCGGCAGCGTGACCCGGGCCGCGGAGCTGCTGCATCTGGTGCAGCCCGCGGTGACCCGGCAGATCCGCACCCTGGAGCAGGAGCTGGGCATCCCCCTCTTCGAGCGGACCGGGCAGGGGATGCGGCCCACCGAGGCCGGCGCGATCATGGTGGACCGCGCACGGCGTGCGCTGGGCGAGCTGGAGCGGGCCCGCGCCGAGGTGCAGCCGACGCCCGGCGCGGTGACGGGCATCGTCACCGTCGGCCTGCTGGAGAGCACCAGCGACCTGCTCGCCGAGTCGCTGGTGTCGGCGGTCGCCGAGCACCACCCCGGCGTGCAGCTGCGGTTGATGACCGCCTACTCGGGACATCTGCAGCAGTGGCTCGACGACGGCGATCTCGACCTGACGCTGCTGTACAACCTGGACAGCACGCCCTCGCTCAACGCCCGCCCGCTGGTGCGCGAGCGCCTGTGGGCCGTCGCTCCGGCATCCGCCGGCCTGCGCGCCGACCGGCCCGTTCCGTTCGAGGAGGCGGCCGAGCACCCGCTCGTGATGCCCACGTCGGGGCATGCGCTGCGCAGTCTGATCGACGCGGCGGCGGCGCGGGCGGGAGCCGGCCTGAACGTCGTCGCGCAGACCAACTCCATGCGCGTGCAGAAGCAGCTCGTGCGCGCCGGGCACGGCTGGACGGTGCTGCCCGGTCTGGGCATCGCCGAGGACGTCGTGCGGGGCGAGGTCAGTGCGGCGCCGCTGAGCGAACCCGACGTGTGGCGCTCGATCGTCCTCGGCACACCGAGGTCCGGGCGTACGCCGCCCGCCGTGGAGGTCGTCGCGCGGGAACTCGTACGCCAGATCAACTCCGCCGTGAAGCAGGGGAGATGGCCCTCCGCCCGGGTCGACGGGACGGACGGTTCCGCGGCAGACGTGTGA
- a CDS encoding HpcH/HpaI aldolase/citrate lyase family protein, which translates to MSAQRDRVVGARSLLFVPGDRPDRFDKAAASGADFVIVDLEDAVAAENKERARENTAAWLALGNRAIVRINAPGTPWSEDDLGTAAQHGCPVMVPKAESSAVLGELAARTAGRCELVALVETALGVERAHEVCAAPGVVRTAFGNVDLAAQLGVAHDDRTALAYARSRLVVASAAAGIAPPVDGVTTAIRDLDVLRTDVADARRLGFTGKLCVHPYQLPLTADGFTASARELEWARTVLGAGESVTTVDGQMVDKPVLERARRILAAAREPHTAP; encoded by the coding sequence ATGAGCGCCCAGCGTGATCGCGTCGTCGGCGCGAGAAGCCTGCTGTTCGTGCCGGGCGACCGGCCCGACCGCTTCGACAAGGCGGCCGCCTCGGGGGCGGACTTCGTCATCGTCGACCTCGAAGACGCCGTCGCGGCCGAGAACAAGGAACGCGCCCGCGAGAACACCGCCGCCTGGCTCGCGCTCGGCAACCGGGCGATCGTACGGATCAACGCGCCCGGCACCCCCTGGTCGGAGGACGACCTCGGCACGGCGGCCCAACACGGCTGCCCGGTCATGGTGCCGAAGGCCGAGAGCTCCGCCGTGCTCGGGGAACTGGCCGCCCGCACGGCCGGCCGCTGCGAACTCGTGGCGCTCGTCGAGACGGCTCTGGGTGTCGAGCGCGCCCACGAGGTGTGTGCCGCGCCCGGCGTCGTACGGACCGCCTTCGGCAACGTGGATCTGGCCGCTCAGCTCGGTGTCGCCCATGACGACCGCACAGCCCTGGCCTACGCGCGCTCCCGGCTCGTCGTCGCCTCGGCCGCCGCGGGGATCGCCCCGCCCGTCGACGGTGTCACCACCGCCATCCGGGACCTCGACGTACTGCGCACCGACGTCGCGGACGCCCGGCGACTGGGCTTCACCGGCAAGCTCTGCGTCCATCCCTACCAACTCCCCCTCACCGCCGACGGGTTCACCGCCTCGGCGAGGGAACTGGAGTGGGCGCGTACCGTCCTGGGCGCCGGGGAGTCCGTGACCACGGTCGACGGGCAGATGGTCGACAAGCCGGTGCTGGAGCGTGCCCGTCGCATCCTGGCGGCGGCCCGGGAACCGCACACCGCGCCCTGA
- a CDS encoding ABC transporter substrate-binding protein: MNHHRRASRGARNITALVGSCCLALTACGSGGDSASDPADNLKGEPVKIGFAISETGPLSSSTTAATAAARAWEKKVNSDGGLGGRPVKIVIADTKNNASAAQSVAKSLAQDKKVVATLLVDAVAEGSVGKYLESADLPVIGSGGYNAAVWNGLPNFFTQSPNSATVIKSLVTAAGAFGAKQLVSAVCAESATCADDTKVYKPATAAVGVGYGGYTTVASNAASYTAECLNFKNKKADYVPLLVSVDTAVRVMGDCVQQGYKGVFATSSTSFNPTKYSAIQGMHMVGTLNGFPWWADSPPVAEFRDAMKKYEPKTDISSSSATTVWASLELFLKAVGPDTDTVTRDSVFKAYRGIKDETLDGLLPEPVTYTAGKPSAEVNCFWQYDYTAGDDHPKLLPPSGKSGNGASGDLASACAES; encoded by the coding sequence ATGAACCATCACAGGAGAGCATCCCGCGGAGCGCGGAACATCACCGCCCTCGTGGGGAGCTGCTGTCTCGCACTCACCGCGTGCGGGAGCGGCGGCGACAGCGCTTCGGATCCGGCGGACAACCTGAAGGGCGAACCGGTGAAGATCGGATTCGCCATATCCGAGACCGGACCCCTCTCGTCCAGCACGACCGCCGCCACCGCGGCGGCGCGGGCCTGGGAGAAGAAGGTCAACAGCGACGGCGGCCTGGGCGGGCGCCCGGTGAAGATCGTCATCGCCGACACCAAGAACAACGCGAGCGCGGCCCAGTCCGTCGCCAAGTCGCTGGCCCAGGACAAGAAGGTCGTCGCCACGCTGCTGGTCGACGCCGTCGCCGAGGGCTCGGTCGGCAAGTACCTGGAGTCCGCCGACCTCCCGGTGATCGGTTCGGGCGGCTACAACGCGGCCGTGTGGAACGGCCTGCCGAACTTCTTTACCCAGTCCCCGAACTCGGCCACGGTCATCAAGTCCCTGGTCACGGCGGCCGGAGCGTTCGGCGCCAAGCAGCTCGTGTCGGCCGTGTGTGCGGAATCCGCCACCTGCGCCGACGACACCAAGGTCTACAAGCCGGCCACCGCGGCCGTCGGAGTCGGGTACGGCGGATACACCACCGTCGCCTCGAACGCCGCGAGCTACACCGCCGAGTGCCTCAACTTCAAGAACAAGAAGGCCGACTACGTCCCCCTGCTCGTCTCGGTCGACACAGCGGTACGGGTCATGGGCGACTGCGTCCAACAGGGCTACAAGGGAGTGTTCGCCACCTCCTCGACCAGCTTCAACCCGACCAAGTACAGCGCCATCCAGGGCATGCACATGGTGGGCACGCTCAACGGCTTCCCCTGGTGGGCCGACAGCCCGCCGGTCGCCGAGTTCCGTGACGCGATGAAGAAGTACGAGCCCAAGACCGACATCTCCAGCTCCAGCGCCACCACCGTCTGGGCGTCCCTGGAACTCTTCCTCAAGGCGGTCGGCCCGGACACCGACACCGTCACCCGTGACAGTGTCTTCAAGGCCTACCGCGGCATCAAGGACGAGACCCTCGACGGTCTGCTGCCCGAACCGGTCACCTACACCGCCGGAAAGCCCTCCGCCGAGGTCAACTGCTTCTGGCAGTACGACTACACGGCGGGGGACGACCACCCGAAGCTGCTGCCGCCGTCGGGCAAGTCCGGCAACGGCGCCAGCGGGGACCTCGCCTCGGCCTGCGCGGAAAGCTGA
- a CDS encoding alpha/beta fold hydrolase, translated as MSTGSSSDERQRPPAWFRGALAAAPRHGATMVDGARITYRTWGPAGRPGVILVHGAGAHAGWWDHLGPLLADAHRVVALDLSGHGDSDRRPTYSLDCWAAEVACVAGESGIVGPAVLVGHSLGGFVTLRAAELSAPAVAGVVAVDPPVRRVRPEDLVRRARRAAAVLRRYADHGEAAARWRPSPAQDVLPYVAAHVAHTSVRRFDDGWSWKFDPRTHRRPEVELDTWSTATRPVVLVRAEHGLLSAEMADLLRQRLGALAVTTDIAGAGHHIMLDRPLALVETVRRAMVAWHGPGASPCL; from the coding sequence GTGAGTACGGGATCGTCGTCCGACGAGCGGCAGCGGCCGCCGGCCTGGTTCCGCGGCGCGCTCGCCGCCGCGCCCCGCCACGGGGCGACCATGGTCGACGGCGCCCGGATCACCTACCGCACCTGGGGTCCCGCGGGCCGCCCGGGCGTGATCCTCGTGCACGGCGCGGGCGCCCACGCCGGCTGGTGGGACCACCTCGGACCGCTGCTGGCCGACGCCCACCGCGTGGTCGCCCTCGACCTGTCCGGGCACGGGGACAGCGACCGCAGACCGACCTACTCGCTCGACTGCTGGGCGGCCGAAGTCGCCTGCGTGGCGGGGGAGTCGGGCATCGTGGGACCCGCGGTGCTGGTCGGACACAGCCTCGGCGGCTTCGTGACCCTGCGCGCGGCCGAACTGTCCGCACCGGCCGTCGCCGGGGTCGTCGCCGTGGATCCACCGGTGCGGCGCGTCCGCCCGGAGGACCTGGTCCGCCGCGCCCGGCGGGCGGCAGCGGTACTCCGTCGGTACGCGGATCACGGGGAGGCCGCCGCACGGTGGCGGCCCTCGCCCGCCCAGGACGTCCTGCCGTACGTCGCGGCACATGTGGCGCACACCTCGGTACGGCGCTTCGACGACGGCTGGAGTTGGAAGTTCGACCCTCGTACGCACCGCCGGCCCGAGGTCGAACTCGACACCTGGTCCACGGCGACCCGTCCTGTCGTCCTGGTCCGGGCCGAACACGGCCTGCTGAGCGCGGAGATGGCGGACCTGCTGAGGCAGCGGCTGGGGGCCCTCGCGGTCACCACGGACATCGCGGGCGCGGGGCACCACATCATGCTCGACCGGCCGCTCGCGCTCGTCGAGACCGTCCGGCGCGCCATGGTCGCCTGGCACGGCCCCGGAGCCTCTCCCTGCCTCTAG
- a CDS encoding ABC transporter ATP-binding protein has protein sequence MTATDLRADTGPHTTAPALELRDVSARYGETTVLRDVSLTVRPGRVTALIGPNGAGKTTSLRVASGLLAPSEGQVLVDGADVTRTAPHRRAGLGLCHIPEGRGIYRNLTVRENLAMMASRGAVEEGIEKAAAAFPVLGNRLGQKAGTLSGGEQQMLALCAAHLRRPHLVLVDEPSLGLAPIVVDLVFEFLETLKAEGIALLLVDQYALRSLKVADTAYVLRRGRIAYSGDAAPLLDGNMFEQYIGEGAA, from the coding sequence ATGACCGCCACCGACCTCCGGGCCGACACCGGGCCGCACACCACGGCGCCCGCGCTCGAACTGCGCGATGTCAGCGCCAGATACGGCGAGACCACGGTCCTGCGGGACGTGTCGCTCACCGTGCGGCCCGGCCGGGTCACCGCGCTCATCGGCCCGAACGGCGCGGGCAAGACCACCTCCCTGCGCGTCGCCTCCGGGCTGCTCGCACCGTCCGAAGGACAGGTCCTCGTCGACGGCGCGGACGTCACCCGCACCGCCCCGCACCGCCGCGCCGGGCTCGGGCTGTGCCACATCCCCGAGGGCCGGGGCATCTACCGCAACCTCACCGTGCGCGAGAACCTCGCCATGATGGCGTCGCGCGGCGCCGTGGAGGAGGGCATCGAGAAGGCCGCCGCGGCCTTCCCGGTCCTCGGCAACCGGCTCGGCCAGAAGGCGGGCACGCTCAGCGGCGGAGAGCAGCAGATGCTGGCCCTCTGCGCCGCCCATCTGCGCCGCCCGCATCTCGTCCTGGTCGACGAGCCCTCGCTCGGACTCGCGCCCATCGTCGTCGACCTCGTCTTCGAGTTCCTGGAGACCCTCAAGGCCGAGGGCATCGCGCTGCTGCTCGTGGACCAGTACGCGCTCAGGTCCCTCAAGGTCGCGGACACGGCCTACGTCCTGCGGCGCGGACGGATCGCGTACTCCGGCGACGCGGCGCCCCTGCTCGACGGGAACATGTTCGAGCAGTACATCGGCGAGGGCGCCGCCTGA
- a CDS encoding branched-chain amino acid ABC transporter permease/ATP-binding protein — translation MLNDLLPFIVAGIATGAILGLAGTGLVLTYKTSGIFNIGHGAVAAAAAYVFYYLRVDQEWPWWAALALAVGVLGPVFGLLLAAMSRALADQRASMKIVATIGLILIVQGLATVAYGFNTLRLPQYLPKGSEFFEVGGVNITYAQVTVTAVSLLVVGGLYVFFRTSRSGLAMRAVVNDPELVGLHGTDPQRVQRLAWGVGSMFAALSGVLIAPIAGLESVALTFLVVQAFGAAAVGAFSSIPLTYVGALVVGVAASVSTKYTLENSSLSGLSSSLPFFLLLVALLVVPRRKLDAPARAERPPTTPWHGPARTRLVAGAVVTALLAVVPFAVGTDLSYYTVGLTQAIMLLSLGLLVRTAGLVSLCQAAFAAIGAVAFAQFTANFGLPWLLALLLGALVVVPVAALLALPAIRLSGLFLALATLGFGLTVEQLLYSRSFFFTQTGIGRAMPRPGGFESDRAYYYVVLAFFVVTAVVMVVIHRGRLGRVLKGLAESPLAVRTLGLDVNLTRLLVFCIAGFFAGVAGILYGASVNYAVLGDQNYTAYSSLVLVAMLALMPFREPWYAVVALVGSVLPAYWHSEHAASWLNVLFGVAAVVTAMRGGTPPAPAALRTFVETRWGGPAKKPEPTAAKDPWTLREQATGLEIKDLTIRYGGRIAVEDIGFTAPVGSITGLIGPNGAGKTTTFNAASGLLTPTSGSVRLHDTDVTDKGAAARGRMGLGRTFQLMELCDSLTVAQNVALGIESSLAGTNVRGQLFATRAEARLTREAAEYAMELCGIADLRDRPAGSLSTGQRRLVELARCLGGPFDLLLLDEPSSGLDTAETERFGEILLDVVRRRGCGILLVEHDMALVLRICERIHVLDFRRMLFQGTPDEVRSSPVVQAAYLGTFDDTEAETAMARTPSTVTEGQAR, via the coding sequence ATGCTGAACGACCTGCTCCCCTTCATCGTGGCCGGTATCGCCACCGGCGCCATCCTCGGCCTCGCCGGCACCGGCCTCGTCCTCACCTACAAGACCTCCGGCATCTTCAACATCGGCCACGGCGCAGTGGCCGCCGCTGCCGCGTACGTCTTCTACTACCTCCGCGTCGACCAGGAGTGGCCCTGGTGGGCCGCGCTGGCTCTCGCGGTGGGCGTCCTCGGGCCGGTGTTCGGGCTGCTCCTCGCGGCGATGAGCCGGGCCCTCGCCGACCAGCGCGCCTCGATGAAGATCGTCGCGACCATCGGGCTGATCCTGATCGTGCAGGGCCTCGCGACCGTGGCGTACGGCTTCAACACGCTGCGACTGCCCCAGTACCTGCCGAAGGGGTCCGAGTTCTTCGAGGTGGGCGGGGTCAACATCACCTACGCCCAGGTCACCGTCACCGCCGTGTCGCTGCTGGTGGTGGGCGGCCTCTACGTCTTCTTCCGGACCTCCCGCTCGGGGCTCGCCATGCGCGCGGTCGTCAACGACCCCGAACTGGTCGGCCTGCACGGCACCGACCCGCAGCGCGTCCAGCGCCTCGCGTGGGGTGTCGGCTCCATGTTCGCCGCGCTCTCCGGTGTGCTCATCGCACCGATCGCCGGACTGGAGTCGGTCGCGCTGACGTTCCTGGTGGTGCAGGCGTTCGGCGCCGCCGCCGTCGGCGCCTTCTCCAGCATCCCGCTCACCTACGTCGGCGCCCTCGTCGTGGGCGTGGCCGCCAGCGTCTCCACCAAGTACACCCTGGAGAACAGTTCCCTGTCGGGGCTCTCCTCCAGCCTGCCGTTCTTCCTGCTGCTGGTGGCCCTGCTCGTCGTACCCCGGCGCAAGCTCGACGCTCCCGCACGCGCCGAACGGCCGCCCACCACTCCCTGGCACGGCCCCGCCCGCACCCGGCTCGTGGCGGGCGCGGTGGTCACCGCGCTGCTCGCCGTGGTGCCGTTCGCCGTCGGCACCGACCTGTCCTACTACACCGTCGGCCTCACCCAGGCGATCATGCTGCTGTCGCTCGGACTGCTGGTGCGCACCGCGGGTCTGGTCTCGCTCTGCCAGGCGGCCTTCGCGGCCATCGGAGCTGTCGCGTTCGCCCAGTTCACCGCGAACTTCGGCCTTCCCTGGCTGCTCGCCCTGCTGCTCGGCGCGCTCGTCGTGGTGCCGGTCGCCGCACTGCTGGCGCTGCCCGCGATCCGGCTGTCCGGGCTGTTCCTGGCGCTCGCCACCCTGGGCTTCGGCCTCACCGTGGAACAACTCCTGTACTCACGCTCGTTCTTCTTCACCCAGACCGGCATCGGCCGCGCCATGCCCCGCCCCGGCGGATTCGAGAGCGACCGCGCCTACTACTACGTCGTCCTCGCCTTCTTCGTCGTGACCGCCGTCGTCATGGTCGTCATCCACCGCGGCCGACTCGGACGGGTCCTCAAGGGCCTCGCCGAATCCCCGCTCGCGGTCAGGACGCTCGGCCTCGACGTCAACCTCACCCGGCTGCTGGTGTTCTGCATCGCCGGCTTCTTCGCGGGCGTCGCGGGCATCCTGTACGGGGCATCGGTGAACTACGCCGTCCTCGGCGACCAGAACTACACCGCGTACTCCTCGCTCGTCCTGGTCGCGATGCTCGCCCTGATGCCGTTCCGCGAACCCTGGTACGCGGTCGTCGCCCTCGTCGGCTCGGTGCTGCCCGCCTATTGGCACAGCGAACACGCGGCGAGCTGGCTCAACGTCCTCTTCGGTGTCGCCGCCGTCGTCACCGCCATGCGCGGCGGTACACCGCCCGCACCGGCCGCCCTGCGCACCTTCGTCGAGACCCGCTGGGGCGGGCCGGCCAAGAAGCCGGAGCCCACCGCCGCCAAGGACCCCTGGACCCTCCGGGAGCAGGCGACCGGCCTGGAGATCAAGGATCTCACCATCCGCTACGGCGGCCGGATCGCCGTGGAGGACATCGGCTTCACCGCGCCCGTCGGCTCCATCACCGGACTCATCGGGCCCAACGGCGCGGGCAAGACCACCACGTTCAACGCCGCGAGCGGACTGCTCACCCCGACCTCGGGCAGCGTCCGCCTCCACGACACGGACGTCACCGACAAGGGCGCGGCGGCACGCGGCCGCATGGGGCTGGGACGCACCTTCCAGCTCATGGAACTGTGCGACTCCCTGACGGTCGCCCAGAACGTCGCCCTCGGCATCGAGTCGTCCCTCGCGGGCACGAACGTACGAGGTCAGCTCTTCGCCACCCGTGCGGAGGCCCGACTCACCCGGGAGGCCGCCGAGTACGCGATGGAACTGTGCGGCATCGCCGACCTCCGCGACCGGCCCGCGGGCTCCCTCTCCACCGGCCAGCGGCGCCTGGTCGAACTCGCCCGCTGCCTCGGCGGCCCCTTCGACCTGCTGCTCCTCGACGAGCCCTCCTCGGGCCTCGACACCGCCGAGACCGAACGCTTCGGCGAGATCCTCCTCGACGTCGTACGCCGGCGAGGCTGCGGCATCCTGCTCGTCGAGCACGACATGGCCCTGGTGCTGCGGATCTGCGAGCGCATCCACGTCCTGGACTTCCGCCGGATGCTGTTCCAGGGCACCCCCGACGAGGTCCGCAGCAGTCCCGTCGTCCAGGCCGCCTACCTCGGCACCTTCGACGACACCGAGGCGGAGACCGCGATGGCGCGGACTCCCTCCACCGTCACGGAAGGCCAGGCCCGATGA
- a CDS encoding SDR family oxidoreductase: protein MGRLAGKVAFITGAGREQGRRHAVRLAEEGADVIAVDAAAPAGIDPSPSAPGGLAETARLVERAGRRVVAVRADVRDAAALTAAVDQGVAELGRLDIVLADAGTVDPLAVLEEAEQTWQHAIDGRLIGVWRIIKASVPHLMSGGRGGSVVITTPPATPLTAGRSAGRSDGRAPHGGTAQAWLIPLIQVLAEELDPYGVRVNAVHHETAADDGVLGGPVSPALTRMPVETPDPDDITNAVMYLVSDDGCYVSGTMHVVGARDDRWAAGPRMADAQTAGC, encoded by the coding sequence GTGGGACGGCTCGCAGGGAAGGTCGCGTTCATCACCGGGGCGGGACGGGAGCAGGGTCGCCGTCATGCCGTCCGGCTCGCCGAAGAAGGGGCCGACGTCATCGCCGTGGACGCGGCGGCTCCGGCCGGCATCGATCCGAGCCCTTCGGCCCCCGGCGGCCTGGCTGAAACTGCCCGCCTCGTCGAGCGCGCGGGAAGACGTGTCGTCGCCGTACGCGCCGATGTGCGCGACGCGGCCGCGCTGACGGCGGCCGTCGACCAGGGCGTGGCCGAGCTGGGCCGGCTCGACATCGTGCTGGCGGACGCCGGGACCGTCGACCCCCTCGCGGTCCTCGAAGAGGCCGAGCAGACCTGGCAGCACGCGATCGACGGCAGGCTCATCGGCGTCTGGAGGATCATCAAGGCGTCGGTTCCCCATCTGATGAGCGGAGGCCGAGGGGGATCGGTGGTCATCACGACTCCGCCCGCGACCCCGCTCACGGCCGGGCGCTCGGCCGGTCGCTCGGACGGGCGCGCCCCGCACGGCGGTACCGCGCAGGCCTGGCTCATCCCCCTGATCCAGGTGCTGGCGGAGGAGCTGGATCCGTACGGGGTACGGGTGAACGCCGTGCACCACGAGACCGCCGCCGACGACGGCGTCCTCGGTGGGCCGGTGAGTCCGGCGCTCACCCGCATGCCGGTCGAGACCCCCGACCCGGACGACATCACGAACGCCGTGATGTACCTCGTCTCCGACGACGGCTGTTACGTCAGTGGCACCATGCATGTGGTGGGCGCCCGCGACGACCGGTGGGCCGCGGGACCCCGCATGGCGGACGCGCAGACCGCGGGCTGCTGA